A stretch of the Fusobacterium varium genome encodes the following:
- a CDS encoding putative helicase, whose product MKYLIKKLEKREIKDFSKDILNEKCKINYLKELNEEQLRALTSLEGQYLVIAGAGSGKTRTIVYRTSFMIERGILEENILMLTFTKKAALEMKERLQNLTSGKETKVSISTFHSLCAELLTKYKNIFEIEKFNIIDENKNNAVISLLIREYSLKKKNNGNFLSEKRVVEIFGAARSRKREIIEFLSDKEKIYLEDLEFLKIKYKKFKKEFQIYDFEDLIEKVLEKLKASRIFLGLLREKYKYVIVDEYQDTNPIQREFLKLLVGIEGNIMAVGDDYQSIYGFRGADFKNILRFGKDFPNSKLIKLEKNYRSSDEIIKYVNRISEDFLLKYNKNTKGTMRKGDTPHVISFLNEEKQGEFICRKIKELKEKGIPYEEIAVLYRNKYVVHKLEKLMKEKGIPINLQEGKESFFGSPLDIYLKILEVWNDRENILKWEELIRILPKNYSYSVLDIIRKKETEDSLLNKMIKISDKASNYSVEEITNKCEKLTFEILEIKTVFSKEGVDFFKEIKSSIRKKENLGAYIKELRNILSNEKKITKGKVSLLSVHSSKGLEWEAVFIPTLLEGVFPSNIGEKNIEEEKRLFYVACSRGKQYLYLLYPEYFYEKVGYFDKKSSFLK is encoded by the coding sequence TTGAAATATCTCATAAAAAAACTTGAAAAACGTGAAATAAAAGATTTCAGTAAAGATATTTTGAATGAAAAATGTAAAATAAATTATTTGAAAGAACTGAATGAAGAGCAATTGAGAGCCCTGACTTCTTTAGAAGGTCAGTATTTGGTAATAGCTGGTGCAGGATCAGGCAAAACAAGAACAATAGTTTATAGAACATCTTTCATGATAGAAAGAGGGATATTGGAAGAAAATATTTTAATGCTTACATTTACAAAAAAAGCTGCTTTGGAAATGAAGGAACGACTACAAAATCTCACTTCTGGAAAAGAAACCAAAGTTTCAATATCAACATTTCATTCTCTCTGTGCTGAATTGCTTACAAAATATAAAAATATATTTGAAATAGAAAAATTTAATATAATAGATGAAAATAAAAATAATGCCGTAATAAGCCTGCTTATTCGAGAGTACTCATTAAAAAAGAAAAATAATGGCAATTTTCTTTCAGAAAAAAGAGTAGTTGAGATATTTGGAGCAGCAAGAAGCAGAAAAAGGGAAATAATAGAATTTTTATCTGATAAAGAAAAGATCTATTTAGAGGATTTAGAATTTTTAAAGATAAAATATAAGAAATTTAAAAAAGAATTTCAAATATATGACTTTGAAGATTTAATAGAAAAAGTATTGGAAAAACTAAAAGCAAGCAGGATTTTTCTTGGATTATTAAGAGAAAAATATAAATATGTAATAGTAGATGAGTATCAGGATACTAACCCTATTCAAAGAGAATTTTTAAAACTCTTAGTAGGTATAGAAGGAAATATAATGGCAGTAGGAGATGACTATCAAAGCATATATGGGTTCAGGGGTGCAGATTTTAAAAATATACTTAGGTTTGGAAAAGATTTTCCTAACAGTAAATTGATAAAATTAGAAAAAAATTATAGAAGCAGTGATGAAATAATTAAATATGTGAATAGAATATCTGAAGATTTTCTTTTGAAATACAATAAAAATACAAAAGGAACTATGAGAAAAGGAGATACTCCACATGTTATAAGTTTTCTCAATGAAGAAAAGCAAGGGGAATTTATCTGCAGAAAAATAAAAGAGCTGAAAGAAAAAGGAATCCCTTATGAAGAAATAGCTGTCCTTTATCGTAATAAATATGTAGTTCATAAGTTGGAAAAATTAATGAAAGAAAAAGGCATACCCATAAATCTTCAGGAAGGAAAAGAAAGTTTTTTTGGAAGCCCCTTAGATATTTATTTGAAAATATTAGAGGTATGGAATGACAGGGAAAATATTTTAAAATGGGAAGAATTAATAAGGATACTGCCGAAAAATTATTCATATTCTGTATTGGATATAATAAGAAAAAAAGAAACTGAGGACAGTTTATTAAATAAAATGATAAAAATAAGTGATAAAGCATCAAATTATTCTGTAGAAGAAATAACGAATAAATGTGAAAAATTGACATTTGAAATCCTTGAAATAAAGACAGTATTTTCTAAAGAAGGAGTAGATTTTTTTAAAGAAATAAAAAGCAGTATAAGAAAAAAAGAGAATTTAGGAGCATATATAAAAGAATTAAGAAACATTTTAAGTAATGAAAAAAAGATAACTAAAGGAAAAGTTTCTTTATTATCTGTTCATAGTTCCAAGGGATTGGAATGGGAAGCAGTATTTATACCAACATTGCTGGAAGGAGTATTTCCAAGTAATATTGGAGAAAAAAATATAGAAGAAGAAAAAAGATTATTTTATGTAGCCTGCAGCAGGGGAAAGCAATATTTATATCTCTTATATCCAGAATATTTTTATGAAAAAGTTGGATATTTTGATAAAAAATCTTCTTTTTTAAAATAG